From Symphalangus syndactylus isolate Jambi chromosome X, NHGRI_mSymSyn1-v2.1_pri, whole genome shotgun sequence, the proteins below share one genomic window:
- the LOC129475891 gene encoding paraneoplastic antigen Ma6E isoform X2, with the protein MALVMLQDWCRWMGANAERSLLILGIPDDCKEHEFQEAVRAALSPLGRYRQPGCEEESFESWVEHAKDMLQLWHHASEREKKRRLLESLGGPALDVVSGLLEEDPNLSALDCLAALGQVFRNRDTRMTSRLKFLTCTQGPQEGLFAFVVRLEGLLQRAVEKGAVCPALANYLRLRQVLSQARPSEALQDTLRGMQLARRPPGFLGLLRLIRDMEEWAASPVRSQQGVAWAAAPVESEDPAAAQATPAQGDASEAGPGAEDAAEAASATKEAAKGAHAAGEGESAPAGPEGLGQARPIEVPWGSSSARKSSAVRVFPGGLSWGPVGLIQVRGQQARKPPLERLQTILEEPENEDEDGAVDAGQPKSSQGK; encoded by the exons ATGGCTCTGGTGATGCTTCAGGACTGGTGCAGGTGGATGGGTGCGAACGCAGAGCGCTCCCTGCTCATCCTGGGTATCCCTGATGACTGCAAGGAACATGAGTTCCAGGAGGCCGTGCGGGCTGCCCTGTCGCCCCTGGGCAGGTACCGA CAGCCAGGCTGTGAGGAAGAGTCCTTTGAGAGCTGGGTGGAGCATGCCAAGGATATGCTGCAGCTGTGGCACCATGCGTCAGAAAGGGAGAAGAAGAGGCGGCTGCTGGAGAGCTTGGGTGGCCCAGCCCTGGACGTCGTGAGCGGCCTCCTGGAGGAAGATCCCAACTTGTCCGCGCTGGACTGCCTGGCGGCGCTGGGGCAGGTATTTAGGAACCGGGACACTCGAATGACTTCGAGGCTGAAGTTCCTGACCTGCACCCAGGGGCCCCAGGAAGGGCTGTTTGCCTTCGTGGTGCGCCTGGAAGGCCTGCTGCAGAGGGCTGTGGAGAAGGGGGCCGTCTGCCCAGCCTTGGCCAACTACCTGCGACTACGGCAGGTGCTGTCTCAGGCCCGCCCCAGCGAGGCACTCCAGGATACCCTGAGAGGGATGCAGCTGGCGAGGAGGCCACCTGGCTTCCTGGGGCTGCTGCGGCTCATCCGGGACATGGAGGAGTGGGCAGCCTCCCCAGTGAGGAGCCAGCAGGGTGTGGCCTGGGCAGCGGCCCCAGTGGAGAGTGAAGACCCAGCTGCTGCCCAGGCCACCCCAGCCCAGGGGGATGCCAGCGAAGCTGGTCCCGGAGCAGAAGATGCTGCCGAGGCCGCTTCTGCCACCAAAGAGGCTGCAAAGGGAGCCCATGCCGCTGGGGAAGGTGAAAGTGCCCCTGCAGGCCCCGAAGGCCTAGGTCAGGCAAGGCCCATAGAGGTCCCCTGGGGCTCCTCCTCAGCCCGGAAGAGCAGTGCTGTCAGGGTGTTCCCGGGAGGTCTTAGCTGGGGTCCAGTGGGCCTCATCCAGGTGAGAGGCCAGCAAGCCAGGAAACCCCCACTGGAGAGGCTCCAGACCATCTTGGAGGAGCCCGAAAACGAGGATGAGGACGGGGCCGTGGACGCGGGCCAGCCCAAGTCCTCCCAGGGCAAATAG
- the LOC129475891 gene encoding paraneoplastic antigen Ma6E isoform X1 — translation MALVMLQDWCRWMGANAERSLLILGIPDDCKEHEFQEAVRAALSPLGRYRVLTKHFRKELGAKAALVEFAEYLNRSLIPHQIPGNGGPWKVIFLPQVPDVEFQDMPSFPAQPQGQAVAKAAGEAGGAGEAGGAGEGGAAGEAGAAGEAGGAGEAGVEDELRIAEEARESDEGAAGDTGPAGEAGAVGEAGGTNVTRAWVQHWRCALQAVLENRAYRKLRPFSGREQPGCEEESFESWVEHAKDMLQLWHHASEREKKRRLLESLGGPALDVVSGLLEEDPNLSALDCLAALGQVFRNRDTRMTSRLKFLTCTQGPQEGLFAFVVRLEGLLQRAVEKGAVCPALANYLRLRQVLSQARPSEALQDTLRGMQLARRPPGFLGLLRLIRDMEEWAASPVRSQQGVAWAAAPVESEDPAAAQATPAQGDASEAGPGAEDAAEAASATKEAAKGAHAAGEGESAPAGPEGLGQARPIEVPWGSSSARKSSAVRVFPGGLSWGPVGLIQVRGQQARKPPLERLQTILEEPENEDEDGAVDAGQPKSSQGK, via the coding sequence ATGGCTCTGGTGATGCTTCAGGACTGGTGCAGGTGGATGGGTGCGAACGCAGAGCGCTCCCTGCTCATCCTGGGTATCCCTGATGACTGCAAGGAACATGAGTTCCAGGAGGCCGTGCGGGCTGCCCTGTCGCCCCTGGGCAGGTACCGAGTACTCACTAAGCACTTCAGAAAGGAGCTCGGGGCCAAAGCAGCCTTGGTGGAGTTCGCTGAGTATTTAAACCGAAGCTTGATTCCCCATCAAATACCAGGCAATGGGGGGCCCTGgaaagtgatcttcctgccccaAGTACCTGATGTTGAGTTTCAGGATATGCCCAGTTTTCCTGCACAGCCCCAGGGTCAAGCAGTAGCAAAAGCTGCAGGTGAGGCAGGAGGCGCGGGTGAGGCAGGAGGTGCAGGTGAGGGAGGAGCAGCAGGTGAGGCAGGAGCAGCAGGTGAGGCAGGAGGTGCAGGTGAGGCAGGAGTTGAAGATGAGTTGAGAATTGCAGAAGAGGCAAGAGAGTCAGATGAGGGAGCCGCAGGTGATACAGGACCTGCAGGTGAGGCAGGAGctgtgggtgaggcaggagggaCAAATGTAACAAGAGCCTGGGTCCAGCATTGGCGCTGCGCCCTACAGGCTGTGCTGGAAAACAGGGCCTACCGGAAACTGAGACCCTTTTCCGGGAGGGAGCAGCCAGGCTGTGAGGAAGAGTCCTTTGAGAGCTGGGTGGAGCATGCCAAGGATATGCTGCAGCTGTGGCACCATGCGTCAGAAAGGGAGAAGAAGAGGCGGCTGCTGGAGAGCTTGGGTGGCCCAGCCCTGGACGTCGTGAGCGGCCTCCTGGAGGAAGATCCCAACTTGTCCGCGCTGGACTGCCTGGCGGCGCTGGGGCAGGTATTTAGGAACCGGGACACTCGAATGACTTCGAGGCTGAAGTTCCTGACCTGCACCCAGGGGCCCCAGGAAGGGCTGTTTGCCTTCGTGGTGCGCCTGGAAGGCCTGCTGCAGAGGGCTGTGGAGAAGGGGGCCGTCTGCCCAGCCTTGGCCAACTACCTGCGACTACGGCAGGTGCTGTCTCAGGCCCGCCCCAGCGAGGCACTCCAGGATACCCTGAGAGGGATGCAGCTGGCGAGGAGGCCACCTGGCTTCCTGGGGCTGCTGCGGCTCATCCGGGACATGGAGGAGTGGGCAGCCTCCCCAGTGAGGAGCCAGCAGGGTGTGGCCTGGGCAGCGGCCCCAGTGGAGAGTGAAGACCCAGCTGCTGCCCAGGCCACCCCAGCCCAGGGGGATGCCAGCGAAGCTGGTCCCGGAGCAGAAGATGCTGCCGAGGCCGCTTCTGCCACCAAAGAGGCTGCAAAGGGAGCCCATGCCGCTGGGGAAGGTGAAAGTGCCCCTGCAGGCCCCGAAGGCCTAGGTCAGGCAAGGCCCATAGAGGTCCCCTGGGGCTCCTCCTCAGCCCGGAAGAGCAGTGCTGTCAGGGTGTTCCCGGGAGGTCTTAGCTGGGGTCCAGTGGGCCTCATCCAGGTGAGAGGCCAGCAAGCCAGGAAACCCCCACTGGAGAGGCTCCAGACCATCTTGGAGGAGCCCGAAAACGAGGATGAGGACGGGGCCGTGGACGCGGGCCAGCCCAAGTCCTCCCAGGGCAAATAG